In Sphingomonas sp. LR60, the following are encoded in one genomic region:
- a CDS encoding flagellar hook-length control protein FliK translates to MTTIASLLLTTAPGAMLPGAASPPPGVAGATGDFLKLVLPGCGDGVTAGVVPATGEPGRQNLAGVGTGLPLVDIVVPSGEAALAWLADATGVAVPPPPPPLPAETAIPTLPVATKSTTTTTEVSELPEPPFAVRPRLRVVTPDVPVQVPGSDHVEPLDDAAAEASTASGDGDDPLADPAVTAEAPVAIPTIAPMRDVEPAAPVTAPAAVVADVPRADAATPAAVAPVSAPVRGPIEAATDQRAPAPLTEPQPAPANQTPRSATTTGTPVDAAPTNDAPRDVATPTPQRGEKPSPAPAAAPRNEATSPLPNVPAPTQSDPETSQQRDVPNAETPPPAIPVKAQAPRRAASKAAIEVTTDTASAIVADAAPRAARPVAPAPGAPRVLATTPTPTTTAAAPAAEAIATVRAPEMPAATTETVAPPATNSAAPAAPVDPAPTPLAAEAPATIVPVSIPDPATTATRQEAPAASAPRSRIEAAPRAIDTSALATPLSNRAPVPTPTPAPVIASAAAVRVDAPILTPVAAPLATPAAPVTPPLADTAVPLAPPLAGAPLAAPVAQVASVDAAAETVVSPVAANETPQIGRESPRVAPATVSLAADPAPAPVIATAARTFAEAIHRAVTADERARPADPNAPVTQPQATAAISAAAVTATGQAKQQTLDMRQPHWPNAMIQHIEKLRDMADANDMRIRVVPDALGAIDVALRREGDTVQVQLTAEQPQTRAMLADAQPRLTEMAEARGLKLHHGHPGGTTMQGERQSSQQQQQPQQRAAPVPAAPPSARRAAQADADDTDQRLA, encoded by the coding sequence TTGACCACGATCGCAAGCCTTCTCCTGACGACGGCACCGGGCGCGATGCTGCCGGGCGCCGCCTCGCCCCCGCCGGGTGTGGCGGGCGCGACCGGCGACTTCCTGAAGCTGGTGCTGCCCGGATGTGGCGACGGGGTAACGGCGGGCGTCGTGCCGGCGACGGGCGAGCCGGGACGGCAGAATCTTGCCGGGGTCGGCACCGGCCTGCCGCTGGTCGATATCGTGGTGCCGAGCGGCGAAGCGGCATTGGCCTGGCTGGCCGATGCGACCGGCGTGGCGGTGCCCCCGCCGCCGCCCCCGCTGCCCGCCGAGACGGCCATTCCGACATTGCCGGTCGCGACGAAGTCCACAACGACGACGACCGAAGTCTCCGAACTCCCGGAACCACCTTTTGCGGTTCGGCCGCGGCTGCGGGTCGTCACACCCGATGTGCCGGTACAGGTGCCGGGAAGCGATCATGTCGAGCCGCTCGACGATGCCGCGGCGGAGGCGTCGACCGCGTCGGGCGACGGGGATGATCCGCTCGCCGACCCCGCGGTGACCGCCGAGGCTCCTGTTGCTATCCCTACGATTGCGCCGATGCGGGATGTGGAGCCCGCCGCGCCCGTGACTGCGCCTGCGGCGGTCGTTGCGGATGTCCCGCGCGCCGACGCGGCAACGCCAGCCGCGGTCGCTCCGGTGAGCGCCCCGGTCCGCGGTCCCATCGAGGCTGCCACCGACCAGCGCGCACCCGCGCCTCTCACCGAACCGCAACCCGCGCCCGCGAACCAGACGCCCCGATCCGCGACTACGACAGGCACGCCCGTCGACGCCGCTCCGACGAACGACGCTCCCAGAGATGTCGCCACACCGACGCCTCAGCGCGGGGAGAAACCATCACCCGCGCCGGCCGCTGCGCCGCGTAACGAGGCGACGTCTCCGCTCCCGAACGTGCCGGCCCCGACGCAATCCGATCCCGAAACGTCGCAGCAGCGCGATGTGCCGAACGCTGAGACGCCGCCGCCGGCGATCCCCGTCAAGGCTCAGGCACCGCGGCGCGCGGCGTCGAAAGCCGCGATCGAGGTCACCACCGACACCGCCTCCGCAATCGTCGCCGACGCTGCGCCACGCGCGGCGCGACCAGTCGCACCCGCACCTGGCGCGCCACGCGTCCTCGCCACTACGCCGACCCCGACGACTACCGCCGCCGCGCCAGCAGCTGAAGCGATTGCGACCGTCCGTGCGCCTGAGATGCCGGCTGCCACCACCGAGACCGTCGCGCCGCCCGCCACGAACAGCGCGGCACCAGCCGCACCTGTCGATCCTGCCCCGACGCCGCTCGCGGCTGAGGCTCCCGCTACGATCGTCCCGGTGTCCATCCCGGACCCGGCCACCACCGCGACGCGTCAGGAAGCGCCCGCTGCAAGCGCACCGCGTTCGCGTATCGAAGCCGCACCGCGCGCGATCGACACGTCCGCGCTTGCGACGCCGCTCAGCAACCGCGCGCCCGTTCCGACACCCACCCCAGCGCCGGTGATCGCGAGCGCGGCGGCGGTGCGCGTCGATGCACCGATCCTCACGCCCGTGGCGGCGCCGCTTGCAACGCCGGCCGCTCCCGTGACGCCGCCGCTCGCCGACACAGCCGTGCCCCTTGCTCCACCGCTCGCAGGCGCGCCGCTCGCGGCGCCGGTCGCGCAAGTAGCCAGCGTCGACGCGGCGGCAGAGACCGTCGTCTCGCCAGTCGCAGCGAACGAAACGCCACAGATCGGGCGCGAGTCCCCCCGCGTCGCCCCCGCAACGGTGTCACTCGCCGCCGATCCGGCCCCTGCGCCGGTGATCGCCACCGCCGCGCGCACCTTCGCCGAGGCCATCCACCGCGCCGTCACCGCCGACGAGCGTGCGCGTCCCGCCGATCCGAACGCGCCGGTTACCCAGCCGCAGGCGACCGCCGCGATCTCCGCGGCCGCGGTCACCGCGACCGGTCAGGCAAAACAGCAGACGCTCGACATGCGCCAGCCGCATTGGCCCAACGCGATGATCCAGCACATCGAGAAGCTGCGCGACATGGCCGATGCCAATGACATGCGGATCCGCGTCGTCCCCGACGCGCTTGGCGCGATCGACGTCGCACTGCGCCGCGAAGGCGATACGGTGCAGGTCCAGCTCACCGCCGAACAACCGCAGACGCGCGCGATGCTCGCCGATGCGCAGCCGCGGCTGACCGAAATGGCGGAAGCGCGAGGGCTCAAGCTCCACCATGGCCATCCCGGCGGCACGACGATGCAGGGCGAGCGCCAGTCGTCGCAGCAGCAGCAACAACCGCAACAACGCGCCGCGCCCGTTCCGGCCGCGCCGCCGTCCGCCCGTCGCGCCGCCCAGGCGGATGCCGACGACACCGACCAACGACTCGCCTGA
- the fliP gene encoding flagellar type III secretion system pore protein FliP (The bacterial flagellar biogenesis protein FliP forms a type III secretion system (T3SS)-type pore required for flagellar assembly.), translated as MSGAPMHSGVLTRPRARAAGRRSHLILALLAIIVALCVAMPALAQNFPAPSQPAVQAAPAAPAPGVGDAVDRALGQLSRGDGGAQNNNGSLSLSLQVLIIMGLLTVLPGIVLMMTSFTRIIIVLSILRQAMGLQQTPPNQVLIGLSLFLSFFIMAPTINQINTTAIQPYSQGRMNGTQLIQTAAAPLHTFMVKQTRVKDVTMFAQMAKSGPYATPTDIPYSVLLPAFVTSELKTAFQIGFLLFLPFIVIDLVVATVLMALGMAMLSPTIISLPFKLLLFVLVDGWALTMGSLANSFAT; from the coding sequence ATGAGCGGCGCGCCGATGCACAGTGGCGTGCTGACCCGCCCGCGCGCACGCGCCGCGGGACGGCGCTCGCACCTGATCCTCGCACTGCTCGCGATCATCGTCGCCTTGTGCGTCGCGATGCCGGCGCTGGCACAGAACTTCCCCGCACCGTCGCAGCCGGCGGTGCAGGCCGCTCCCGCGGCGCCTGCGCCGGGGGTCGGCGATGCCGTCGATCGCGCGCTCGGCCAATTGTCGCGCGGCGATGGCGGCGCGCAGAACAACAACGGCTCGCTGTCGCTGTCGCTGCAAGTGCTCATCATCATGGGCCTGCTCACGGTGCTGCCGGGCATCGTGCTGATGATGACCAGCTTCACGCGGATCATCATCGTGCTGTCGATCCTGCGGCAGGCGATGGGCCTGCAACAGACCCCGCCCAACCAGGTACTGATCGGCCTGTCGCTGTTCCTCAGCTTCTTCATCATGGCGCCGACGATCAACCAGATCAACACGACCGCGATCCAGCCCTACTCGCAGGGGCGGATGAACGGCACGCAGCTGATCCAGACCGCCGCGGCGCCGCTCCACACCTTCATGGTCAAGCAGACGCGCGTGAAGGACGTGACGATGTTCGCGCAGATGGCGAAGTCCGGTCCCTATGCCACGCCGACCGACATTCCGTATTCGGTGCTGCTGCCCGCGTTCGTCACCTCGGAGCTGAAGACCGCGTTCCAGATCGGCTTCCTGCTGTTCCTGCCGTTCATCGTCATCGACCTCGTCGTCGCGACGGTGCTGATGGCGCTCGGCATGGCGATGCTCAGCCCGACGATCATCTCGCTGCCGTTCAAATTGCTGTTGTTCGTGCTGGTCGATGGCTGGGCGCTGACGATGGGCAGTCTGGCCAATTCGTTCGCGACCTAG
- a CDS encoding flagellar basal body-associated FliL family protein — protein MFTGPGKAQLQKRLVATINQVLREKEGFGGISNVYFTTFVVQ, from the coding sequence GTGTTCACCGGCCCCGGCAAAGCGCAGCTCCAGAAGCGGCTCGTCGCAACGATTAACCAGGTTCTACGCGAAAAGGAGGGATTCGGCGGGATCAGTAACGTCTACTTTACCACTTTCGTGGTTCAGTGA
- the fliD gene encoding flagellar filament capping protein FliD codes for MATISSTSTSSTATTTATKTSSTTSTTKTGSAASINKSAANSILTSLGSGSGVDTDTLVGQLVDAQFAAKRAQITAKTDKLTAQISDAATLKNFVSDFAKAVNTLVTGGTLATQPNVSDSKVAGATAISGAPMNATATSTINVTSLATAQSATSTKFPSTTGSASDGSTLTVAGASTTFDPGTLTIKIGKLDSGGVLTPNKDSDGNDVSVSISVASPNNKLSDIAAAINAKNSGVTASVITDADGGAFLSLKGQTGTSSAFTVSGDNASLAKLDVGAGASSGTAMTGGTKAANAKLSVDGVPVERPSNEISDLIPGVKLTLAGTGSMTLTGTRPDTALTNGVKDFVETFNQLLNEVKQQTNAVDGSLRADPAAKQLLRNLQGFASKTLLPDAAPGTPSTLAGIGITTDKTTGELTIDDAALTKAMKDSPDAIQAMFNPNSFGATGINAAMQSLKLTSGSSLYGLGATDLKLRKAQDELTKEGAKIDDQATRFSARLTQQYASMNSRVSAYKQTQSFMKQQIDGWYKSS; via the coding sequence ATGGCGACGATCAGCAGCACGAGCACCAGCAGCACGGCGACAACGACGGCGACGAAAACGTCGTCGACGACGTCGACCACCAAGACCGGTAGCGCGGCGTCGATCAACAAATCGGCCGCCAACTCGATCCTGACGTCGCTCGGTTCGGGCTCGGGGGTCGACACCGACACGTTGGTCGGCCAGCTCGTCGACGCGCAATTCGCCGCCAAGCGCGCGCAGATCACCGCCAAGACCGACAAGCTGACCGCGCAAATCTCCGACGCGGCGACGCTCAAGAATTTCGTCAGCGACTTCGCAAAGGCGGTCAACACGCTCGTCACCGGCGGGACCCTCGCGACGCAGCCGAACGTCAGCGATTCGAAGGTCGCCGGCGCGACGGCGATCTCGGGCGCGCCGATGAACGCGACGGCCACCAGCACGATCAACGTCACCAGCCTCGCCACCGCGCAGTCGGCGACGAGCACCAAGTTCCCCAGCACCACCGGCAGCGCCAGCGACGGCAGCACGCTGACGGTCGCGGGCGCATCGACCACCTTCGATCCGGGCACGCTGACGATCAAGATCGGCAAGCTCGATTCCGGCGGTGTGCTGACCCCGAACAAGGACAGCGACGGCAACGACGTCAGCGTCTCCATCTCGGTCGCGTCGCCCAACAACAAGCTGTCGGACATCGCGGCGGCGATCAACGCGAAGAACAGCGGCGTCACCGCCTCGGTCATCACCGATGCGGACGGGGGCGCCTTCCTGTCGCTGAAGGGGCAGACCGGCACCAGCTCGGCCTTCACGGTCAGCGGTGACAATGCCTCGCTGGCGAAGCTCGACGTCGGCGCCGGCGCGTCCAGCGGAACGGCGATGACCGGCGGCACGAAGGCGGCAAACGCCAAGCTTTCGGTCGACGGCGTGCCGGTCGAGCGTCCCAGCAACGAGATCAGCGATCTGATCCCCGGCGTGAAGCTGACGCTGGCCGGCACCGGTTCGATGACGCTGACCGGCACGCGCCCCGACACCGCGCTGACCAACGGCGTCAAGGATTTCGTGGAGACCTTCAACCAGTTGCTCAACGAGGTGAAGCAGCAGACCAACGCGGTCGACGGCAGCCTGCGCGCCGATCCGGCCGCCAAGCAATTGCTGCGCAACCTCCAGGGTTTCGCGAGCAAGACCTTGCTCCCGGACGCTGCACCGGGCACGCCCTCGACGCTGGCCGGGATCGGCATCACCACCGACAAGACCACCGGCGAGCTGACGATCGACGACGCCGCGCTGACCAAGGCGATGAAGGACTCGCCCGACGCGATCCAGGCGATGTTCAACCCGAACAGCTTCGGCGCGACCGGCATCAACGCCGCGATGCAGTCGCTCAAGCTGACGTCGGGCAGCTCGCTCTACGGGCTCGGCGCGACCGACCTGAAGCTGCGCAAGGCGCAGGACGAGCTGACCAAGGAAGGCGCCAAGATCGACGATCAGGCGACCCGCTTCTCGGCGCGGCTGACGCAGCAATATGCCAGCATGAACTCGCGCGTGTCGGCCTACAAGCAGACGCAGTCGTTCATGAAGCAGCAGATCGACGGCTGGTACAAGTCGAGCTGA
- the fliN gene encoding flagellar motor switch protein FliN: protein MNDMTGGFAIDAAVAANLRLLQGVDVKLTVEIGSTTLSLRELLALGESSVIELDRQAGELLDVLVNGTLIGRGEIVTVGERYGVKMTELVSPEKRG from the coding sequence ATGAACGACATGACCGGCGGATTTGCGATCGACGCCGCCGTCGCCGCCAACCTGCGGCTTCTGCAGGGCGTCGACGTCAAGCTGACCGTCGAGATCGGATCGACCACCCTGTCGCTGCGCGAGCTGCTGGCGCTGGGCGAATCGAGCGTGATCGAGCTGGACCGGCAGGCGGGCGAACTGCTCGACGTGCTGGTCAACGGCACACTGATCGGTCGCGGCGAGATCGTGACCGTCGGTGAGCGCTACGGCGTCAAGATGACCGAACTGGTCTCGCCCGAGAAGCGCGGCTGA
- the fliQ gene encoding flagellar biosynthesis protein FliQ, whose product MQPLVDADYFLTVANQTMWVLALVSAPILIPALLSGLILGMVQAATSINEQTLSFVPKLIVVAVSIMVFGAMILGLLSDFTTEIFARIPDLVH is encoded by the coding sequence ATGCAACCGCTCGTCGACGCCGACTATTTCCTGACCGTCGCCAACCAAACCATGTGGGTGCTGGCGCTCGTCTCCGCGCCGATCCTGATCCCGGCGTTGCTGTCGGGGCTGATCCTCGGGATGGTGCAGGCCGCGACCTCGATCAACGAGCAGACGCTGAGCTTCGTGCCGAAGCTGATCGTCGTGGCGGTGTCGATCATGGTGTTCGGCGCGATGATCCTCGGGTTGCTGAGCGACTTCACCACCGAGATCTTCGCGCGCATCCCGGACCTGGTGCACTGA
- a CDS encoding EscU/YscU/HrcU family type III secretion system export apparatus switch protein, with translation MSEGGDKTEAPTQKRRDDAKEKGDVLKSRDLATALVVLAGISWMMFFGPALLAACREVMAASFNFGRADVEDFQPWRPLVQAGWKLAAPLGTLFAITIGAAIASQAGLGSLSFNAKLLAPKASRINPGSGIMRIIGMQGWIELGKSLLKVTLLGAIGAWMLWQTAHFSFGLAASNLPVALAGLGSTLTHVLLVMAMGLVAIGMIDVPTQIMQLLKKLRMTKQEVKDEHKESEGNPEMKGHMRMKQREMLSGGMHKALDQAHVVLTNPTHFAVALRYDRGRDEVPVVVAKGRGALALAIRSAAKDRALPILEYPALARAVYYTSREGQEVRDDLYLAIATVLAFVFGLNAQAGGTQPPIDVPDTARFDENGVRQS, from the coding sequence ATGTCGGAGGGAGGCGACAAGACAGAAGCCCCAACCCAGAAGCGTCGTGACGACGCCAAGGAGAAGGGCGACGTCCTCAAGAGCCGCGATCTCGCGACCGCGCTGGTCGTGCTGGCGGGCATATCGTGGATGATGTTCTTCGGCCCCGCGCTGCTCGCCGCGTGCCGCGAGGTGATGGCGGCGAGCTTCAACTTCGGGCGCGCCGACGTCGAGGATTTCCAGCCATGGCGCCCGCTGGTGCAGGCCGGATGGAAGCTGGCGGCGCCGCTCGGCACCCTGTTCGCGATCACGATCGGCGCCGCGATCGCCAGCCAGGCCGGGCTCGGCTCGCTGAGCTTCAACGCCAAGTTGCTCGCGCCCAAGGCGTCGCGGATCAATCCCGGCTCGGGGATCATGCGCATCATCGGGATGCAGGGCTGGATCGAACTCGGCAAGTCGCTGCTCAAGGTCACGCTGCTCGGCGCGATCGGCGCGTGGATGCTGTGGCAGACCGCGCATTTCAGCTTCGGGCTCGCCGCCTCCAACCTGCCGGTCGCGCTCGCCGGGCTCGGCTCGACGCTGACGCATGTCCTGCTCGTCATGGCGATGGGGCTGGTCGCGATCGGCATGATCGACGTACCGACCCAGATCATGCAGCTGCTCAAGAAGCTGCGCATGACCAAGCAGGAAGTGAAGGACGAGCATAAGGAGAGCGAAGGCAATCCCGAGATGAAGGGGCATATGCGCATGAAGCAGCGCGAGATGCTGTCCGGCGGGATGCACAAGGCGCTCGACCAGGCGCATGTCGTGCTCACCAACCCGACGCACTTCGCGGTCGCCCTGCGCTACGATCGCGGGCGCGACGAGGTGCCGGTAGTGGTCGCCAAGGGGCGCGGCGCGCTGGCGCTCGCGATCCGATCGGCGGCCAAGGATCGCGCGCTACCGATCCTCGAATATCCGGCACTGGCGCGTGCGGTCTACTACACCAGCCGCGAGGGTCAGGAAGTGCGCGACGATCTGTATCTCGCCATCGCCACCGTTCTGGCGTTCGTCTTCGGGCTCAATGCGCAAGCCGGCGGGACCCAGCCGCCGATCGATGTGCCCGACACCGCACGTTTCGACGAAAATGGTGTCCGCCAGTCATAA
- a CDS encoding flagellar biosynthetic protein FliO, translating to MMWTYILKLIVMLPLVCGLMIGCLYLWRRLEARMPGKPSTRGIAVRETMMISPGVKLAVVDFEGRRLLVSVNRAGVTLIDKADGRAPVEPAA from the coding sequence ATGATGTGGACCTATATCCTGAAGCTGATCGTGATGCTCCCGCTCGTCTGCGGGCTGATGATCGGCTGCCTCTATCTCTGGCGTCGGCTCGAGGCGCGGATGCCGGGCAAGCCGTCGACGCGCGGGATCGCGGTGCGCGAGACGATGATGATCTCGCCGGGCGTCAAGCTGGCGGTGGTCGATTTCGAGGGACGGCGTTTGCTCGTCTCGGTCAACCGCGCGGGCGTGACGCTGATCGACAAGGCCGACGGGCGCGCGCCCGTGGAGCCGGCCGCATGA
- a CDS encoding flagellar motor switch protein FliM yields the protein MQHLSARAARGVRQTFEGYWRTETRAWAEPLEVLRLSDYRAARGDKLTAWLPLSMDGRPALCVIDSQFVVEIIDLFFGGTGDVSPVLALEFTPACDVIVARVAASLARALETAWEPLARAHFTAEPFELGSSMIPGIEADEVVIATRFAIARGTAKPAFVDILYPVGTLKPHAVALTGKVVAKPSEVDAEWRTQLTRAAMGVRFPVRSVLAEPTIPLSRLMDLKEGDIIPISFGADVPIVVGGMALGLGTVGTSNGRAAIRISKFEGPLQ from the coding sequence TTGCAGCATCTGTCGGCACGCGCCGCACGCGGCGTGCGCCAGACGTTCGAAGGCTATTGGCGCACCGAGACGCGCGCCTGGGCCGAGCCGCTCGAGGTACTGCGACTCTCCGACTATCGCGCGGCGCGCGGCGACAAATTGACCGCGTGGCTGCCGCTGTCGATGGACGGTCGCCCCGCCCTGTGCGTGATCGACAGCCAGTTCGTCGTCGAGATCATCGACCTGTTCTTCGGCGGCACCGGTGACGTGTCGCCGGTCCTGGCGCTCGAATTCACCCCGGCGTGCGACGTGATCGTCGCGCGGGTCGCCGCGTCGCTGGCCCGCGCGCTGGAAACCGCGTGGGAGCCGCTGGCGCGCGCGCATTTCACTGCCGAGCCGTTCGAGCTGGGTTCCAGCATGATCCCCGGTATCGAGGCCGACGAGGTGGTGATCGCTACCCGCTTCGCGATCGCGCGCGGCACCGCCAAGCCGGCGTTCGTCGACATCCTCTATCCGGTCGGAACGCTGAAGCCGCATGCGGTCGCACTGACCGGCAAGGTCGTCGCCAAGCCCAGCGAGGTCGACGCCGAATGGCGCACGCAGCTGACGCGCGCGGCGATGGGCGTGCGCTTCCCGGTCCGCTCGGTACTCGCCGAGCCGACCATCCCGCTCTCGCGGCTCATGGATCTCAAGGAAGGCGACATCATCCCGATCAGCTTCGGCGCCGACGTGCCGATCGTGGTCGGCGGGATGGCGCTGGGGCTGGGCACCGTGGGCACGTCCAACGGCCGTGCGGCCATTCGCATCTCCAAGTTCGAAGGACCCCTGCAATGA
- the fliR gene encoding flagellar biosynthetic protein FliR has translation MLGFGLSIEPQLWALIFVMIRVGAAFIAAPVFGNVSVPLPVRITLSGAVGVLVLGTTAIQPPPTIFALSTFVAVAAEALVGLAMGFIVQIAFAAPLVAGEIIGGSMGIGFANMIDPNSGRSSPAVGQFLSILLTLLFLSLDGHLVLVDMVVKSYTALPPGAAWLAAGQMRDIALFGGYAFMAGLLLALPVGFLLLCLNLVMGMVSRSAPSLNLFSIGLPASLAVGVISLAIALPAMGDYMQVIVREGLAAAQSLVLG, from the coding sequence TTGTTGGGCTTTGGCTTAAGCATCGAGCCGCAGCTGTGGGCGCTGATCTTCGTGATGATCCGCGTCGGAGCGGCGTTCATCGCGGCGCCGGTGTTCGGCAACGTCTCGGTGCCGCTGCCGGTGCGGATCACGCTGTCGGGCGCGGTCGGGGTGCTGGTGCTCGGCACCACCGCGATCCAGCCGCCGCCGACGATCTTCGCGCTCTCCACCTTCGTCGCGGTCGCGGCCGAGGCGCTGGTCGGACTCGCGATGGGCTTCATCGTCCAGATCGCCTTCGCCGCGCCGCTGGTGGCGGGCGAGATCATCGGCGGATCGATGGGGATCGGCTTCGCCAATATGATCGACCCCAATTCGGGGCGCTCCAGCCCGGCGGTCGGCCAGTTCCTGTCGATCCTGCTAACGCTGCTGTTCCTGTCGCTCGACGGGCATCTCGTGCTCGTCGACATGGTGGTGAAGAGCTACACCGCGCTGCCGCCCGGCGCGGCCTGGCTGGCGGCGGGGCAGATGCGCGACATCGCGCTGTTCGGCGGCTATGCGTTCATGGCGGGGCTGTTGCTCGCGCTGCCGGTCGGCTTCCTGCTGCTGTGCCTCAACCTCGTCATGGGGATGGTGTCGCGCTCGGCGCCGTCGCTCAACCTGTTCTCGATCGGCCTGCCGGCCAGCCTCGCGGTCGGCGTCATCAGCCTCGCGATCGCGCTGCCGGCGATGGGCGATTACATGCAGGTGATCGTCCGTGAAGGGCTCGCCGCCGCACAAAGCCTGGTGCTCGGCTGA
- a CDS encoding flagellar basal body protein FliL: MKMIIIGAVGVIVLLGGGVGAGLYAAGSGMVGGGAKPAAHEDPNKPKLVPKSEQKHPGDGGEGGEGGEGGHGGGEAAAEGGGEGGGEAHGAPTPEGSGGEPYASNYFAMDKEFTSNLQDSVHFLQIGLAVSTPYDDKVITNLKTNDIAISLGDPADAGRHTRGSGVHRPRQSAAPEAARRND, translated from the coding sequence ATGAAGATGATCATTATCGGCGCCGTCGGCGTCATCGTCCTGCTGGGCGGTGGCGTCGGTGCCGGTCTCTATGCCGCGGGTTCGGGCATGGTCGGCGGCGGCGCCAAGCCGGCGGCGCACGAAGACCCCAACAAGCCCAAGCTCGTGCCCAAGAGCGAGCAGAAGCACCCCGGCGACGGCGGCGAGGGTGGTGAAGGCGGCGAGGGTGGCCACGGCGGCGGCGAGGCAGCGGCCGAAGGTGGTGGCGAAGGCGGCGGCGAGGCGCATGGCGCACCGACCCCGGAAGGCAGCGGCGGCGAGCCCTATGCGTCCAACTATTTCGCGATGGACAAGGAGTTCACCTCCAACCTTCAGGATTCGGTGCACTTCCTCCAGATCGGGCTCGCGGTGTCGACGCCGTATGACGACAAGGTCATCACGAATTTGAAGACCAACGACATCGCGATCTCGCTCGGCGATCCTGCTGACGCTGGGCGACACACCCGAGGATCAGGTGTTCACCGGCCCCGGCAAAGCGCAGCTCCAGAAGCGGCTCGTCGCAACGATTAA